The window CCTTTTCCTTACGTTTATTGGCGAAGTTCAGGCAAAGATGTCTGAGCATCTGCCGGAGTACCGGGTTACTTCCTATGAAGTAGGTGCTACTACGTACGATGTCACCATGATGACTAAGCCAGGGGTGAAGGTATCACTGAATAGCTTGGGCGACGCTGGGGTCCAGGTGAGGAACTTAGCGCGTTTAGAAAGAGACGGCAAACTGGCGGGGGCACAGTCGGTCGACCTACGGGTGGATCGGTGGGCCTATGTCAAATAGGGACGCCGAAAGCATTATTGTAGAGCTTCTGGAGGCTCGGGGAATTGCACGCAAAGAGCAGGCTGTTTTCCGCTCCCCTAACTTTGAGCGTGATACCCACTCACCGTGGGGACTTCCTGGGATGGATGTTGCGGTTGGCCGCCTTGTGGTTGCCAAAGAAAAGAACGAAAAGGTTGTTGTTTTTGGTGACTACGATGCCGACGGTGTCCCCGCTACCGCCTTGTTACTGCGAGTCTTCCGGCGCCTAGGGATCGAGAACATAGAAGGGGTCATTCCAACTCGCGAACAGGGGTATGGCCTGACCCTTCCTGTAGTGGAGGCGTTGCTTACCCTTAAGCCTGCAATAGTGATTGCGGTGGATAATGGCACTGTAGCTAAAGAAGAGGTGGCCGCCTTAGTAAAAGCCGGTGTGGATGTCATTGTGGTGGACCACCATGAGGCACAGGAAGGAAAGATTGCCGAGAGTGCTTTGGCTATCATCAACCCAAAAATGCCGGGGAGCACGTATCCCTTCGCGGAGTTGTGCGCGTGTGGGCTGGCATGGAAACTGGCCTGTGCATTAACGGAAAAACTAGGGGAAGATGTTGCGCCTCTTAAATGGGAACTGGATTTGGTGGGGCTTTCCACCATTGCAGACATGGTTCCCCTGGTTGGTGAAAACAGGGTACTGGCTTGTTTTGGGCTGAAGGTGCTGCAGAAGTCCCGCAATGTTGGTTTGCAGGCCCTTATGAATGTTGCCCAAGTAAAGGCGGGTTCCTTGAGCGCGGGGGACGTTTGCTTTAAACTGGCTCCTCGCATTAACGCCCCTTCGCGCATGCATGGGGAAATTTTGGATGGCTCCAACGCTGCCCTCTCCCTCCTTACTGCCACAGACAAGGCAGAGGCGGCTAAGTGCGCGGAATACTTGCACGAACAAAACACAGAGCGGCAACAGTTGGTTGAGCGGCACATTGAGGAGGCCGAAGCGCAGATTCAAAAGAGGCCACATGCCCAGGTACTGGTTGCTTACCATGACAGCTGGTCGAGTGGGGTGATTGGGCTGGTGGCTAGCAGGCTGATGGACAGGTATCGGCGCCCGGCCATTGCCCTGGCTCCGGAGGGTGGGGTGGTAAAAGGCTCTGTGCGTAGTGTAGACGGCGTCCATGCCTTGGAACTCTTAGATGCTGCCGCTGGGGAGCTGGAGCGCTTTGGTGGTCATGCCAAGGCCGCTGGGCTTACCCTTTCTGGCTCCGTGGAATCTTTCCGCGATGCCTTGGAAGCGTATATGAATGAACTTGGACTTACCTTGGAGGAGCTGGCCGCCAAAAGCGAGCGCGTTCCTGATGCTGAGTTGGGCATGGAAGAACTGGGGTTGGAGCTTGCCCAAAAGTTGGAAGAACTCCAGCCGTTTGGGATTGGCTTTCCTGCCCCGTTGTTTTTGACTGAGTGTGAGGTGCGGAATGTGCGGCGGGTAGGGGCGGAGGGAAAGCATGTGAGCTGTTTCCTTTTTGATGGCAAGACCCAGCGCAAGGCGATCGGTTTCTCCTACCGGGGGCCTGAATTGGTTGAAGGGAAGAAATACCGTTTCCGGATAGGGTTGCAGGCCGAGGAGTGGCAGCAGATGGTGTCACCCGTTTGTCATATTAGGAAAGTGGAAGTGGTATAGAAAAAGAGGCCCGGTTGGGCCCCTTTGAGTCTTAGGCGTGAACCCGCAGGATGGGGTACGGCTTAATGTAGTCGAGCTGTGCTTTTTTGAGCGCCTTGGCTAGAGGCGTCAATTCGGCATCGCTCAGGAGGAAGATGGCTGAGAGATTTCTCCCGCGGTCAGCACCCTCCATGAGCACTCCTCGAGCGATGACGTCTTCGTGACCAGGTCGCAAGTGAATGACTTTGACCTCTGTACTGAAGAGTTCAAGTTCAATAATCGCGATCTGACGGGCGGTCTTAATGTGGTCAGTGAGATCAAAGTCCTTTCCTCGATGGCTGAGGAGAAGGACCATGGGCAC of the Verrucomicrobiia bacterium genome contains:
- the recJ gene encoding single-stranded-DNA-specific exonuclease RecJ codes for the protein MSNRDAESIIVELLEARGIARKEQAVFRSPNFERDTHSPWGLPGMDVAVGRLVVAKEKNEKVVVFGDYDADGVPATALLLRVFRRLGIENIEGVIPTREQGYGLTLPVVEALLTLKPAIVIAVDNGTVAKEEVAALVKAGVDVIVVDHHEAQEGKIAESALAIINPKMPGSTYPFAELCACGLAWKLACALTEKLGEDVAPLKWELDLVGLSTIADMVPLVGENRVLACFGLKVLQKSRNVGLQALMNVAQVKAGSLSAGDVCFKLAPRINAPSRMHGEILDGSNAALSLLTATDKAEAAKCAEYLHEQNTERQQLVERHIEEAEAQIQKRPHAQVLVAYHDSWSSGVIGLVASRLMDRYRRPAIALAPEGGVVKGSVRSVDGVHALELLDAAAGELERFGGHAKAAGLTLSGSVESFRDALEAYMNELGLTLEELAAKSERVPDAELGMEELGLELAQKLEELQPFGIGFPAPLFLTECEVRNVRRVGAEGKHVSCFLFDGKTQRKAIGFSYRGPELVEGKKYRFRIGLQAEEWQQMVSPVCHIRKVEVV